A part of Streptomyces sp. SLBN-31 genomic DNA contains:
- a CDS encoding bifunctional UDP-sugar hydrolase/5'-nucleotidase has translation MPATSQPYPYRRRAYRLLAAAAGLATVGALAAALPADAHENTGGHHPSRYQDVQLLSFNDLHGNLEPPSGSSGRVTELQADGTTKTIDAGGVEYLATHLREARQGKAYSITAAGGDMVGASPLVSGLFHDEPTIEALNKLDLDVTSVGNHEFDEGAKELKRLQYGGCHPTDGCYTDEGFEGAEFPYLAANVLDEKTNKPILKPYWVWKKKDVRIGFIGVTLEDTPGVVSADGVKGLKFKDEVETINKYAKVLRAQGVNSIVALIHEGGLPASGAYNYDCDSSGAGSGISGPIVDIAKNITPSVDALVTGHTHAAYVCTIPDPSGKPRMVTSAASFGRLYTDTTLTYDRLTGDIVRTAVKSANHVVTRTVAKAPDMTELIGRWNTLAAPVGNRPIGYISADVPNTGTESPMGDLIADAQLAYGRKLDAGTDLALMNPGGVRAGLTYAAKGAEGDGVVTYAEGFTVQPFSNTVNLQDFTGAQLIQVLKEQVSGTNTAAPKILQPSANLTYTLDLTKTGADRVVTDSIRLNGAAIDPAATYRVATNSFLAGGGDGFTTLGQGTNDLVGSDDLAALAEYLTANSSASGPLAPPAANRITIVQ, from the coding sequence ATGCCAGCCACTTCCCAGCCGTATCCGTACCGCAGACGCGCTTACCGCCTGCTCGCCGCAGCCGCCGGTCTGGCCACCGTCGGCGCTCTCGCCGCCGCGCTCCCGGCGGACGCGCACGAGAACACGGGCGGCCACCACCCGAGCCGCTACCAGGACGTGCAACTGCTGTCCTTCAACGACCTGCACGGCAACCTGGAGCCGCCATCGGGTTCCTCCGGCCGGGTCACCGAGCTGCAGGCGGACGGCACCACGAAGACGATCGACGCGGGCGGTGTCGAGTACCTCGCGACCCACCTGCGCGAGGCCCGCCAGGGCAAGGCGTACTCCATCACGGCGGCCGGCGGCGACATGGTCGGCGCCTCCCCGCTGGTGTCGGGCCTCTTCCACGACGAGCCCACCATCGAGGCGCTCAACAAGCTCGACCTGGACGTCACCTCCGTCGGCAACCACGAGTTCGACGAGGGTGCCAAGGAGCTGAAGCGGCTGCAGTACGGCGGCTGCCACCCGACCGACGGCTGCTACACCGACGAGGGCTTCGAGGGCGCCGAGTTCCCCTACCTCGCCGCGAACGTCCTCGACGAGAAGACGAACAAGCCGATCCTCAAGCCGTACTGGGTCTGGAAGAAGAAGGACGTCCGGATCGGCTTCATCGGCGTGACCCTGGAGGACACCCCGGGTGTCGTCTCCGCGGACGGGGTCAAGGGCCTGAAGTTCAAGGACGAGGTCGAGACCATCAACAAGTACGCCAAGGTGCTGCGGGCCCAGGGCGTGAACTCCATCGTGGCCCTGATCCACGAGGGCGGGCTGCCGGCCTCCGGCGCGTACAACTACGACTGCGACTCCTCGGGCGCCGGCTCCGGTATCTCCGGCCCGATCGTGGACATCGCGAAGAACATCACCCCGTCCGTGGACGCCCTCGTCACCGGCCACACGCACGCGGCCTACGTCTGCACGATCCCGGACCCCTCGGGCAAGCCGCGCATGGTCACCTCGGCCGCGTCCTTCGGCCGCCTCTACACCGACACCACGCTGACCTACGACCGCCTCACCGGCGACATCGTCCGTACGGCGGTGAAGTCGGCGAACCACGTGGTGACCCGGACCGTCGCCAAGGCCCCGGACATGACCGAGCTGATCGGCCGCTGGAACACCCTCGCCGCCCCGGTCGGCAACCGCCCCATCGGCTACATCTCCGCCGACGTCCCCAACACCGGCACCGAGTCCCCGATGGGCGACCTGATCGCCGACGCGCAGCTCGCGTACGGCAGGAAGCTGGACGCGGGGACCGACCTCGCGCTGATGAACCCGGGCGGGGTGCGGGCCGGCCTGACCTACGCGGCCAAGGGCGCCGAGGGCGACGGCGTCGTCACCTACGCCGAGGGCTTCACCGTGCAGCCGTTCTCCAACACGGTGAACCTGCAGGACTTCACCGGCGCCCAGCTGATCCAGGTGCTCAAGGAGCAGGTGAGCGGCACGAACACGGCGGCGCCGAAGATCCTGCAGCCGTCGGCGAACCTGACGTACACCCTCGACCTGACGAAGACGGGCGCGGACCGCGTGGTCACCGACTCCATCAGGCTGAACGGCGCCGCGATCGACCCGGCCGCCACCTACCGCGTCGCCACCAACAGCTTCCTCGCGGGCGGCGGCGACGGCTTCACCACGCTGGGCCAGGGCACCAACGACCTCGTCGGCTCCGACGACCTGGCGGCGCTGGCGGAGTACCTGACCGCCAACTCCTCCGCGAGCGGCCCGCTCGCGCCCCCGGCCGCGAACCGCATCACGATCGTGCAGTAG
- a CDS encoding response regulator transcription factor, producing the protein MSPADGDREPQRILIVDDEPAVREALQRSLAFEGYDTEVAVDGADALDKATAYRPDLVVLDIQMPRMDGLTAARRIRGAGDTTPILMLTARDTVGDRVTGLDAGADDYLVKPFELDELFARVRALLRRSSYAAAAGAGTADEDEALTFAGLRMDLATREVTRAGRQVELTRTEFTLLEMFMAHPRQVLTREQILKAVWGFDFEPSSNSLDVYVMYLRRKTEAGGEPRLVHTVRGVGYVLRQGGAE; encoded by the coding sequence ATGAGCCCCGCCGACGGCGACCGTGAACCGCAGCGCATCCTGATCGTCGACGACGAGCCGGCCGTGCGCGAAGCACTCCAGCGCAGCCTCGCCTTCGAGGGGTACGACACCGAGGTCGCGGTCGACGGCGCCGACGCCCTCGACAAGGCCACCGCCTACCGCCCCGACCTCGTGGTCCTCGACATCCAGATGCCCCGTATGGACGGCCTCACCGCGGCCCGCCGCATCCGCGGCGCGGGCGACACCACGCCGATCCTGATGCTGACCGCCCGCGACACGGTCGGCGACCGGGTCACCGGGCTCGACGCGGGCGCCGACGACTACCTGGTCAAGCCGTTCGAGCTGGACGAGCTCTTCGCCCGCGTGCGCGCGCTGCTGCGGCGCAGCTCCTACGCCGCGGCGGCCGGTGCCGGCACGGCCGACGAGGACGAGGCGCTCACCTTCGCCGGCCTGCGGATGGACCTGGCGACGCGGGAGGTGACGCGGGCCGGTCGGCAGGTGGAGCTGACACGCACGGAGTTCACCCTCCTGGAGATGTTCATGGCACACCCCAGGCAGGTGCTGACCCGGGAGCAGATCCTGAAGGCGGTGTGGGGCTTCGACTTCGAGCCGTCGTCCAACTCGCTGGACGTGTACGTGATGTACCTGCGCCGCAAGACGGAGGCGGGCGGCGAGCCGCGGCTCGTGCACACCGTGCGGGGCGTGGGTTATGTGCTGCGGCAGGGCGGGGCGGAGTGA
- a CDS encoding S1C family serine protease codes for MTESFRRDGEYEQYENPYQGAQQHSSSPVNPEWPPPPAYRPAQAEPVSVAPGTTARPGEDQARSMAGGEGGGTAVLPTVPAEPAPGAAPAAKKRARGPFALLAAVAIVAAAIGGGTAYAFQELTGSDTVATSSTTTNAVPAGKKGDVASIAAAVSPSVVEVSATLSNGTSTGSGVIITSGGEIVTNNHVISGAQSIKVTTSDGKSYTAKLVGTDSKKDLALIKVEGASGLKPATLGNSSGVQVGDTVVAIGSPEGLSGTVTSGIVSALDRDVTVSTDEGQGQQQGGGGNWPFQFGGRQFNGDTGSSTTTYKAIQTDASLNPGNSGGALIDASGNIIGINSAMYSASSSSGSSSSDAGSIGLGFAIPINTVKADLATLRSGSTS; via the coding sequence ATGACCGAGAGCTTCCGCCGCGACGGCGAGTACGAGCAGTACGAGAACCCTTACCAGGGCGCCCAGCAGCACTCCTCCTCCCCCGTGAATCCGGAGTGGCCGCCCCCGCCGGCGTACCGGCCCGCGCAGGCGGAGCCGGTCAGCGTCGCGCCGGGTACCACCGCGCGGCCGGGCGAGGACCAGGCCCGGTCCATGGCCGGCGGAGAGGGCGGCGGTACGGCGGTGCTCCCCACCGTCCCCGCCGAGCCCGCGCCCGGAGCCGCGCCGGCCGCGAAGAAGCGCGCCCGCGGCCCCTTCGCCCTGCTGGCCGCCGTGGCGATCGTGGCCGCGGCGATAGGCGGCGGCACCGCGTACGCCTTCCAGGAGCTGACCGGCAGCGACACCGTCGCCACCAGCTCCACGACGACCAATGCGGTGCCCGCCGGCAAGAAGGGCGATGTCGCCTCCATCGCTGCGGCCGTCAGCCCGAGCGTGGTCGAGGTCAGCGCCACGCTGAGCAACGGCACGTCCACCGGCTCCGGTGTGATCATCACCAGCGGCGGCGAGATCGTCACCAACAACCACGTCATCTCCGGCGCCCAGTCGATCAAGGTGACGACCAGTGACGGCAAGTCGTACACCGCGAAGCTCGTCGGCACCGACAGCAAGAAGGACCTCGCCCTGATCAAGGTGGAGGGCGCCTCCGGACTCAAGCCGGCCACCCTCGGCAACTCCAGCGGCGTCCAGGTCGGCGACACGGTGGTGGCGATCGGCTCCCCCGAGGGCCTGTCCGGCACCGTCACCAGCGGCATCGTCTCCGCCCTCGACCGTGACGTGACCGTCTCCACCGACGAGGGCCAGGGCCAGCAGCAGGGCGGCGGCGGCAACTGGCCGTTCCAGTTCGGCGGCCGGCAGTTCAACGGCGACACCGGCTCGTCCACCACCACCTACAAGGCGATCCAGACCGACGCCTCCCTCAACCCCGGCAACTCCGGCGGCGCGCTGATCGACGCGAGCGGCAACATCATCGGCATCAACTCGGCCATGTACTCCGCCAGTTCTTCCTCGGGCTCGTCCTCCTCGGACGCCGGCAGCATCGGCCTCGGCTTCGCCATCCCTATCAACACCGTCAAGGCCGACCTGGCCACGCTCCGGTCGGGCTCCACCAGCTGA
- a CDS encoding ABC transporter ATP-binding protein, with protein MTEVRAAFGRFWPLTRGDRRRLVTIVACVIVSAIAETASILLFAELTDNALKAGSISAFWGPAGAWLGVAVLGALVGYLGNSLATWTAERFVLRLRAGVFRHVQDLPPHFFQRHRQGDLVERLTGDVEAIEQLVVSGVVGTVSAAFSAVFYACAALYLRWDLALATFVLAPLFLLAARRFAGRIKTASQDERVADGAITSVVEESLGNIVLTQAYNRRADEERKLDREARAWMRASVRGARLGEMYEQFVEVVETLCVLAVIGLGVWEISAGRMTLGQLLAFAAFIGYLYPPVRSLGRLGLTLTAATAGAERLNEILDAKPAVTDPARPVDEWPVRGWVGFQDVSFRYPESRRASLRDVTFSAGPGELVIVTGASGAGKSTLSKLLTRFYDPARGVITLDGVPLTDLSLRFLRENVALLPQETLILNGTIRENIACGRPGAGHEEIERAAREAAAHNFITALPEGYDTPIAPGTAALSGGQLQRIAIARAMLRAAPVLVLDEPTAGLDAVAARQVATPLRKLMAGRTTIMITHDLSLAPDADRILVVDRGRLVETGTHRELLARGGAYAALAEPLPDAVADLPPAPDETVILRW; from the coding sequence ATGACAGAGGTCCGCGCGGCCTTCGGCCGGTTCTGGCCGCTGACCCGCGGCGACCGCAGACGGCTGGTGACGATCGTCGCCTGCGTGATCGTGTCCGCGATCGCCGAGACCGCCTCGATCCTGCTGTTCGCCGAACTCACCGACAACGCCCTGAAGGCCGGCTCAATCTCCGCCTTCTGGGGACCGGCCGGCGCCTGGCTCGGCGTGGCCGTACTCGGCGCCCTCGTCGGCTACCTCGGCAACTCGCTCGCCACCTGGACCGCGGAGAGATTCGTCCTGCGCCTGCGCGCCGGGGTGTTCCGGCACGTCCAGGACCTGCCGCCGCACTTCTTCCAACGGCACCGTCAGGGCGACCTGGTCGAGCGCCTCACCGGTGACGTCGAGGCCATCGAGCAACTCGTCGTCTCCGGAGTCGTCGGCACGGTCTCCGCCGCCTTCTCCGCCGTCTTCTACGCCTGCGCCGCCCTCTACCTGCGCTGGGACCTGGCCCTGGCCACCTTCGTCCTCGCCCCCCTCTTCCTCCTCGCCGCCCGCCGGTTCGCCGGCCGCATCAAGACCGCGTCCCAGGACGAGAGGGTCGCCGACGGCGCGATCACCTCGGTGGTCGAGGAGTCTCTGGGCAACATCGTCCTCACCCAGGCCTACAACCGCCGCGCGGACGAGGAGAGGAAGCTCGACCGCGAGGCCCGCGCCTGGATGCGGGCGAGCGTGCGCGGCGCCCGGCTCGGCGAGATGTACGAGCAGTTCGTCGAGGTCGTCGAGACGCTGTGCGTCCTCGCCGTGATCGGCCTGGGCGTCTGGGAGATCTCCGCCGGCCGCATGACCCTCGGTCAGCTCCTGGCCTTCGCCGCCTTCATCGGCTACCTCTACCCGCCGGTCCGCAGCCTCGGCCGGCTCGGGCTCACCCTCACCGCGGCCACCGCGGGCGCCGAGCGGCTCAACGAGATCCTCGACGCGAAACCGGCCGTCACGGACCCCGCCCGGCCGGTCGACGAGTGGCCCGTGCGCGGCTGGGTGGGCTTCCAAGACGTCTCCTTCCGCTACCCGGAGTCCCGCCGCGCCTCCCTGCGCGACGTGACCTTCTCGGCGGGCCCCGGCGAGCTGGTGATCGTCACCGGAGCGAGCGGCGCCGGCAAGTCGACCCTCTCCAAACTCCTCACCCGCTTCTACGACCCCGCCCGGGGCGTGATCACCCTCGACGGCGTCCCGCTCACCGACCTCTCCCTGCGCTTCCTGCGCGAGAACGTGGCCCTGCTGCCCCAGGAGACCCTGATCCTCAACGGCACGATCCGCGAGAACATCGCCTGCGGCCGACCCGGCGCCGGCCACGAGGAGATCGAGCGGGCGGCGCGGGAGGCGGCGGCGCACAACTTCATCACCGCACTGCCCGAGGGCTACGACACCCCCATCGCCCCCGGCACGGCCGCCCTCTCCGGCGGCCAGCTCCAGCGCATCGCCATCGCCCGCGCCATGCTGCGCGCCGCACCGGTCCTCGTCCTGGACGAGCCGACCGCGGGCCTGGACGCGGTGGCCGCCCGCCAGGTGGCGACCCCCCTGCGCAAGTTGATGGCCGGCCGCACCACGATCATGATCACGCACGATCTGAGCCTGGCGCCGGACGCGGACCGCATCCTGGTCGTCGACCGCGGCCGGCTGGTGGAGACCGGCACCCACCGCGAACTCCTCGCGCGCGGCGGCGCCTACGCGGCCCTGGCCGAACCGCTGCCGGACGCCGTGGCCGACCTGCCGCCGGCGCCGGACGAGACGGTGATCCTCAGGTGGTAG
- a CDS encoding PH domain-containing protein has translation MGGDSGAIERVYRRRRRPPMLQLGVAVLIGGNALFRAGGVGDPSADGYGPPHWTPLSVGVLFTATLVRIALEQLRAHTRVTASGINVQGRLRSRSWYWADVYDIRVEPALRGSGSQGPRWLTYLYDFEGRRHLLWHLDDRQLGDPYAEVSELCLAAAPYRSLAWEPQPRVEELIRQGAARRKAWIRAGYSAIVVFFAMFAVDFWEVVTGRPEHLFLLLVVVPLVFYGVLGAVLQRWWALRPTT, from the coding sequence ATGGGCGGGGACTCGGGCGCGATCGAGCGGGTGTACCGAAGACGGCGCAGGCCGCCGATGCTGCAGCTGGGCGTGGCGGTGCTGATCGGCGGGAACGCCCTCTTCCGTGCCGGTGGCGTCGGCGATCCGTCCGCCGACGGCTACGGCCCGCCGCACTGGACGCCCCTGTCGGTCGGCGTGCTCTTCACGGCGACCCTCGTCCGGATCGCCCTGGAGCAGCTGCGGGCGCACACCCGCGTCACGGCCTCCGGCATCAACGTCCAGGGCCGCCTGCGGTCGCGGTCCTGGTACTGGGCCGACGTGTACGACATCCGGGTCGAGCCCGCCCTGCGCGGTTCGGGCTCGCAGGGTCCGAGGTGGCTGACCTACCTGTACGACTTCGAGGGCCGTCGGCACCTGCTCTGGCACCTGGACGACCGGCAGTTGGGCGACCCGTACGCCGAGGTCTCGGAGCTGTGCCTGGCCGCCGCCCCGTACCGCAGCCTGGCCTGGGAGCCGCAGCCGCGGGTCGAGGAGCTCATCCGGCAGGGCGCGGCCCGGCGCAAGGCGTGGATCCGGGCCGGCTACAGCGCGATCGTGGTGTTCTTCGCCATGTTCGCGGTCGACTTCTGGGAGGTCGTCACCGGCCGCCCCGAGCATCTGTTCCTGCTGCTGGTGGTCGTGCCGCTGGTCTTCTACGGGGTCCTCGGCGCCGTGCTGCAGCGGTGGTGGGCCCTGCGGCCTACCACCTGA
- a CDS encoding ABC transporter, whose protein sequence is MRELTRADATRREGRGLVRELAAPVCRTVPWRALAGGNLLGLLAAAVPRLSGGAGGPWVALALLRAAVLAHALALAFLLDDPARHTTAAVPVRRPLRVALRLALVAPVTALWWTAALLLVPSSVRPPAGAVTLEAAATCALALAGAALAVRLADEPRPGPSVAAALLFTAFLTVLLWPERWPLFCSPGDPKWGEAHERWAWLLAGALLVLGVCLREPVRGRAWRRGRRPSLSPSGA, encoded by the coding sequence GTGCGAGAACTGACGAGGGCCGACGCGACGCGGAGAGAAGGGCGAGGTCTGGTACGGGAGTTGGCGGCGCCCGTGTGCCGGACGGTGCCGTGGCGCGCGCTGGCCGGCGGCAACCTGCTGGGCCTCTTGGCGGCGGCTGTTCCCCGTCTGTCGGGCGGGGCGGGCGGGCCCTGGGTGGCCCTCGCCCTCCTGCGGGCCGCCGTCCTGGCCCACGCCCTGGCCCTGGCCTTCCTCCTGGACGACCCGGCCCGGCACACCACGGCCGCGGTGCCGGTACGGCGCCCGCTGCGCGTCGCCCTCCGCCTCGCACTCGTCGCGCCGGTCACCGCGCTGTGGTGGACGGCCGCACTCCTGCTCGTTCCGTCCTCGGTGCGCCCTCCCGCGGGCGCCGTCACCCTGGAGGCGGCGGCGACCTGCGCCCTGGCGCTGGCCGGTGCCGCACTCGCCGTCCGTCTCGCGGACGAGCCGCGGCCGGGGCCGTCGGTGGCGGCGGCGCTGCTGTTCACGGCCTTCCTGACCGTGCTGCTGTGGCCGGAGCGGTGGCCGCTGTTCTGCTCGCCGGGCGACCCCAAGTGGGGCGAGGCGCACGAGCGGTGGGCGTGGCTGCTGGCCGGGGCGCTGCTCGTGCTGGGGGTGTGCCTGCGCGAGCCGGTGCGCGGAAGGGCGTGGCGCCGGGGGCGCCGGCCGTCCCTCAGTCCGTCCGGCGCCTGA
- a CDS encoding HAMP domain-containing sensor histidine kinase: MKKVLRRFQTLPIRSRLAMLVAAAVAFAVAAVSVTCWFIVQGKLYEQVNDDLNQMARRPGTVNQLLQRCTQTPQENPQNYPGRNDYVQAIKESGDPCVDPTSPGTIKVTGSDKNVIKAAEFLRGNVRNGTDSHGNAVRVLTLYLGVDQNDGQGVALQLAVPLKGTQSTLNELALILLLVSGIGVLGSGAAGLAVARAGLRPVDKLTEAVEHVARTEDLGIRIPVEDDAEDEVARLSRSFNSMTSSLASSRELQQQLIADAGHELRTPLTSLRTNIELLTRSEETGRPIPEADRKALLASVKAQMTELAALIGDLQELARSEGQRGERVQVVSLQDTAEAALRRARLRGPELTITADLQPWYVRAEPSALERALVNILDNAVKFSPEGGTIEVQLSEGVLTVRDHGPGIPEDELPHVFDRFWRSPSARALPGSGLGLSIVVRTVRQAGGEVTLERARGGGTVATVRLPGAPTPPPESAQ, from the coding sequence GTGAAGAAGGTCCTACGGCGCTTCCAGACGCTGCCGATCCGCTCCCGGCTGGCGATGCTGGTCGCCGCGGCGGTCGCGTTCGCGGTGGCGGCGGTGTCGGTGACGTGCTGGTTCATCGTGCAGGGGAAGTTGTACGAGCAGGTCAACGACGACCTCAACCAGATGGCGAGGCGCCCCGGCACGGTCAACCAGCTCCTGCAGAGGTGCACCCAGACACCGCAGGAGAACCCCCAGAACTATCCCGGCCGGAACGACTACGTCCAGGCGATCAAGGAGAGCGGCGATCCCTGCGTCGATCCCACTTCCCCGGGCACCATCAAGGTCACCGGCTCCGACAAGAACGTGATCAAAGCGGCGGAGTTCCTCCGGGGCAACGTCCGCAACGGCACCGACAGCCACGGCAACGCCGTCCGGGTGCTGACCCTCTATCTGGGCGTCGACCAGAACGACGGCCAGGGGGTCGCTCTGCAACTCGCGGTCCCGCTCAAGGGCACCCAGTCGACCCTCAATGAACTCGCCCTCATCCTCCTCCTCGTCTCCGGCATCGGCGTCCTCGGCTCCGGTGCCGCCGGGCTGGCCGTGGCCCGGGCCGGGCTGCGGCCCGTGGACAAGCTGACGGAGGCCGTGGAGCACGTCGCCCGGACCGAGGACCTCGGCATCCGCATCCCCGTGGAGGACGACGCCGAGGACGAGGTGGCCCGGCTGTCCCGTTCCTTCAACTCGATGACCTCCTCACTGGCCAGCTCGCGCGAGTTGCAGCAGCAGCTCATCGCGGACGCCGGTCACGAGCTGCGTACGCCCCTCACCTCCCTGCGCACCAACATCGAGCTCCTCACCCGCAGCGAGGAGACCGGCCGCCCCATCCCCGAGGCCGACCGCAAGGCGCTTCTGGCGTCGGTGAAGGCGCAGATGACCGAACTGGCGGCGCTGATCGGCGATCTGCAGGAGCTGGCGAGGTCGGAGGGGCAGCGGGGCGAGCGCGTGCAGGTGGTCTCGCTGCAGGACACCGCGGAGGCGGCCCTGCGCCGGGCGCGGCTCCGCGGCCCCGAGCTGACGATCACTGCCGACCTCCAGCCCTGGTACGTTCGCGCGGAACCCTCCGCCCTGGAGCGGGCGCTGGTCAACATCCTCGACAACGCGGTGAAGTTCAGCCCGGAGGGCGGCACCATCGAGGTGCAGCTGAGCGAGGGCGTGCTGACCGTCCGCGACCACGGCCCCGGCATCCCCGAGGACGAACTCCCCCACGTCTTCGACCGCTTCTGGCGTTCCCCGAGCGCCCGCGCACTGCCCGGTTCCGGGCTCGGCCTGTCCATCGTGGTCCGCACGGTGCGGCAGGCCGGCGGCGAGGTGACGCTGGAGCGTGCGCGGGGCGGCGGAACCGTGGCGACCGTACGGCTGCCGGGCGCGCCGACGCCGCCGCCGGAGTCGGCGCAGTAG
- the mshD gene encoding mycothiol synthase codes for MTSDDTARTGRPRSIETHSALTGEQTEAVLALLAEAAEADGRQAVSEQGRLQLRGGAREGVSHLLLTVGDELVGYAQLEDTDPVEAPAAELVVHPAHRGHGHGRALGTALLAASGKRLRVWAHGGHSAARHLAQVLGLTLFRELRQMRRPLTGLDLPDPVLPPGVTVRAFVPGRDDAAWLAVNAAAFAHHPEQGSLTQRDLDDRKAEPWFDPAGFFLALRGDELVGFHWTKVHAEEGLGEVYVLGVRPGEQGGGLGKALTTIGLRHLAGQGLPNAMLYVDADNKTAVSVYERLGFVTYETDLMFRTET; via the coding sequence ATGACCAGCGACGACACCGCACGCACGGGCCGCCCCCGCTCCATCGAGACCCATTCCGCGCTGACCGGCGAGCAGACCGAGGCCGTGCTCGCGCTGCTGGCCGAGGCCGCCGAGGCCGACGGCCGGCAGGCGGTGTCGGAACAGGGGCGCCTGCAGCTGCGCGGCGGCGCGCGCGAGGGCGTCTCGCATCTGTTGCTCACGGTCGGCGACGAACTCGTCGGCTACGCCCAGCTGGAGGACACCGACCCGGTCGAGGCGCCCGCCGCCGAGCTGGTCGTCCACCCCGCCCACCGCGGGCACGGCCACGGACGGGCGCTGGGCACGGCGCTCCTCGCCGCGTCCGGCAAGCGGCTGCGGGTGTGGGCCCACGGCGGGCACTCGGCGGCGCGGCACCTCGCGCAGGTCCTCGGCCTGACGCTGTTCCGCGAACTGCGGCAGATGCGGCGGCCGTTGACCGGCCTGGACCTGCCCGACCCGGTCCTGCCGCCGGGCGTCACGGTCCGCGCCTTCGTGCCCGGCCGCGACGACGCGGCGTGGCTCGCGGTGAACGCCGCCGCCTTCGCCCACCACCCCGAACAGGGCTCCCTCACCCAGCGCGACCTCGACGACCGCAAGGCCGAACCGTGGTTCGACCCGGCCGGGTTCTTTCTCGCCCTCCGCGGCGACGAACTCGTCGGGTTCCACTGGACGAAGGTGCACGCCGAGGAAGGGCTGGGCGAGGTGTACGTGCTGGGCGTGCGGCCCGGCGAGCAGGGCGGGGGCCTGGGCAAGGCGCTCACCACGATCGGGTTGCGGCACCTGGCGGGACAGGGGCTGCCGAACGCGATGCTGTACGTGGACGCCGACAACAAGACGGCCGTCTCCGTCTACGAGCGGCTGGGGTTCGTCACGTACGAGACGGACCTGATGTTCCGCACGGAGACCTGA
- a CDS encoding ABC transporter permease, whose protein sequence is MSAVLETTATPVAAPQRRTPWAAVIELARFEVRQQLWFLPVFATLLLYVGWTGWRLLFPADGMDAYPALQDVDRATQSGPMLLGIALFVCVNRAALRDRRRGTDRQVDVAPMEPWRRTLAHLLSVVPFGVLTALVVIGEFTWQALRPGAVGHGSPAELAVGPLYVLLCGTLGVLGARLIPSSFAAPLLVVGFFATFLFLSAGTGEAAWSRWLSPVVSENSGDTFPSDLIGRPAAWHALYLTGLVLLVALGAVLAAGGRSRALKAGLAGALALTLAGAVAQSGGVSPQLQAARERASVSPEKEQTCVRHETSTYCAFPEWTPRAASWAKVVHEVQGLAGGTAHTQPLLVRQRIEARYGLDSSSAFEPSGDPHRVTVGVDWGGNRVPEFSAAVASVLVAGNEKTAGKMCDGRLVTVMWLALAWQDDPMQSLRDVRLDDSLSGSAIVLSPTDPLSMTAAQTDVVRELLGKPRGAVEAAVKAHWAQLTAPTVTTADAARLLGAAVPKGGEEKCEN, encoded by the coding sequence ATGAGCGCCGTACTGGAGACGACGGCCACGCCCGTCGCCGCGCCGCAGCGGCGCACGCCGTGGGCGGCCGTGATCGAGCTGGCCCGCTTCGAGGTCCGCCAACAGCTGTGGTTCCTGCCGGTGTTCGCGACGCTGCTGTTGTACGTCGGCTGGACCGGCTGGCGGTTGCTGTTCCCCGCCGACGGCATGGACGCCTACCCGGCCCTACAGGACGTCGACCGGGCCACCCAGTCCGGGCCGATGCTGCTGGGCATCGCGCTGTTCGTCTGCGTCAACCGGGCCGCCCTGCGCGACCGCCGGCGGGGCACCGACCGGCAGGTCGACGTGGCGCCGATGGAGCCGTGGCGGCGCACCCTCGCGCACCTGCTGTCGGTCGTCCCGTTCGGGGTGCTCACCGCGCTGGTCGTCATCGGCGAGTTCACCTGGCAGGCGCTCAGGCCCGGCGCGGTGGGCCACGGCTCGCCCGCGGAGCTGGCCGTCGGCCCCCTCTACGTCCTGCTGTGCGGCACCCTCGGGGTCCTGGGTGCCCGCCTGATCCCGTCCTCCTTCGCCGCCCCGCTCCTGGTCGTCGGCTTCTTCGCCACCTTCCTGTTCCTGTCGGCCGGCACGGGCGAGGCGGCGTGGTCGCGCTGGCTGTCGCCGGTCGTCAGCGAGAACAGCGGGGACACCTTTCCCTCGGACCTGATCGGACGCCCCGCCGCCTGGCACGCCCTCTACCTCACCGGCCTGGTCCTCCTCGTGGCCCTCGGCGCCGTGCTGGCGGCCGGCGGCCGCAGCCGGGCCCTGAAGGCGGGCCTCGCGGGCGCGCTGGCGCTCACGCTGGCGGGCGCGGTCGCCCAGTCGGGCGGGGTCTCACCGCAGTTGCAGGCGGCCCGGGAGCGGGCCTCCGTCAGCCCGGAGAAGGAGCAGACCTGCGTGCGGCACGAGACCTCCACGTACTGCGCGTTCCCCGAGTGGACGCCCCGTGCGGCCAGCTGGGCGAAGGTCGTGCACGAGGTGCAGGGCCTGGCCGGCGGCACCGCGCACACCCAGCCCCTGCTCGTACGGCAGCGCATCGAGGCCCGTTACGGCCTGGACAGCTCCTCCGCGTTCGAGCCCTCCGGCGACCCCCACCGGGTGACCGTCGGCGTGGACTGGGGCGGCAACCGCGTCCCCGAGTTCTCCGCGGCCGTCGCCTCCGTGCTCGTCGCGGGCAACGAGAAGACGGCGGGGAAGATGTGCGACGGCCGCCTGGTCACCGTGATGTGGCTCGCCCTGGCCTGGCAGGACGACCCGATGCAGTCGCTGCGCGACGTGCGCCTCGACGACAGCCTGAGCGGCTCGGCGATCGTCCTGTCCCCGACCGACCCGCTGAGCATGACGGCGGCGCAGACGGACGTCGTACGCGAGCTGCTCGGCAAGCCGCGCGGCGCTGTCGAGGCCGCGGTGAAGGCGCACTGGGCCCAGCTGACGGCACCGACGGTGACGACGGCCGACGCGGCACGGCTGCTGGGGGCCGCGGTGCCGAAGGGGGGCGAGGAGAAGTGCGAGAACTGA